The DNA window TGCCGGGCCAGGTCGCGCAGCGCGGCCGGCAACCCGAGCTCGGTGAGCAGCTGCGGCCGGATGCCGTGGATCAGCTCCCGTAGCTCGGCCATCAGCTCCTTGGCCTGCTCGTGCGCGGTGCCGACGGCTGCGGCGGCGGGGGAGCGGTCCGGCAGGTCGAGCCGCGCGAGCCCGAGTTGCAGGGTGAGCCCGACGAGTTTCTGCTGCGCGCCGTCGTGCAGGTCCCGCTCGATGCGCCGGCGCTCCGCCTCGAACGCGTCCGCCAGCCGGGCCCGCGACCGGGACACCTCGACGAGCTCGGCCCGCAGTTCCGCCCCGCCGTCGGCCCGCAGCACCGCCCGGGCCACCGCGGCATGGGCGCCCGCGGTCACCGCCAGCAGGTGGGGCACACCGCACAGACCGATCAGACCCCCGATCGCGTACGGGACCGCCTGTCCCGCCGTAACGACGGTGACGACACCGAACGAGATCGGCCCGGACTCCACGAGCAGCGGGCTGAACGCGCACACCCCGATCAGCAGCACCGCCACGACCAGCGCGGCGTAGCTCGCCGGCACCGCGGTGACCAGCACCAGCGCGTACCCGAATCGCCGCCACCGGGACCGGCTCGGGGTCAGCGGCCGGTCGTCGGCGAGTCGCAGCCGCAGCCGTTCCACCGCGCCGAGCGGCCACGCCACGAGCGGCCCGAGACCGCTGAGCAGCACGCCGCCGGCCAGGAACAGCAGCAGCGCCCCGACCGGCTCGGCGGCCCCGGTCGCGAGCTGCCGCACCAGGATGATCCAGGGCGCGGCGAGCAGGCCGAGCGGCGCGGCGACGATCAGGGCCAGGGGTACGGTGCTGAGCACGAACCCGAGAGCCCGCCACGGCCACGCGCTGATCAGAAAACGCCGGCGCCGGGCGGCGGTGAGGACGGCTGGCAGTTCCACGCCACTCACCGTATCGACGGCCGTCACCCGTACCCAGGTGTCTGGGTCCCCTACCGAGGTATGGCTGGGCATACCCCGTGACGGTGACTGCGCGTAGTGCCCGGCCCGGCCCCGCCGTGGTCCTTTGTGTCCATGACCTCACGCCCACTGATCGGCTACTTCACCCTCGCCTTCGGGCTGACCTGGCTGGCCTGGCTGCCCTATGTGCTGTCCGGGAACGGTCTCGGTGTGCTGCCGTGGCGGTTCCCGGAGGTGCTCGGCAGCGGCCAGACCCTCGGGTTGCTGCCCGGCGCCTATCTCGGGCCGATCACCGCCGCGTTCGTGATCACCGCCCGTACCGAGGGCCGGGCCGGCCTGCGCCGCTGGTCGCGCCGCCTGATCCGGTGGCGGGTGGGCGCCCGCTTCTACCTGGCGGCGCTCCTGGGCGTACCGGTGGTGGCTGTCGGGGTGACGTTCGCGCTGCCCGGCGCGTTCGACGGCGCGCGACTGCCGTCCCCGGCGGTCTTCCTCGCCTACCTGCCGCTGCTGGGAATGCAGGTGCTCACCAGCGGGCTGGCCGAGGAGCCGGGCTGGCGGGACTTCGCGCAGCCGCGGCTGCAGGACCGGTTCGGCCCGATGACCGGGTCGCTGATCCTCGGGCCGCTCTGGGGCGCCTGGCACCTGCCGCTGTTCTTCACCGAGTGGGCCGGCTGGCCGGACGTGACCTGGCTGATGCCGGTCGAGTTCGTGCTCAGTTCGGTGCTGCTCGGCATCGTGCTGACCTGGGTCTTCAACGCCAGCGGCGGCAGCCTGCCGATGGCGATGCTGGTACACGCCAACGTCAACACGGTGTTCTCGCTGCTCTGGCCGCAGATGTTCCCCACGCTGGAGGTGTTCCGCGGCTCGCTGCACGCCCTGATCCTGGGGTCCGGCGCGGTGGCCCTGATCCTGATCGTCGCCACCCGCGGCCGCCTCGGCCTCCCGGCGAGCCCGCGTGCGGCGTCCATAGACTGCGGTCATGATGAACCGGCCGGGCGCCGTCGACCTGTTCGCCGATCAGCTGGACGACCTCGGCTGGGTGCGTGACCTGCTGGTGGCCGGTTCGCTGGCGACCGGTGACCACCGGCCCGGCGTCAGCGACCTGGACCTCGTGGCGATCACCGGCGGCCCGGTCACCCCGCAGCGGCAGGCCGCCCTGACCGTTCTTCATCAGCGTCTCGACGCCGGGGCCGCCCACGGGCTGAAGCTCGGCTGCGTCTACGTCGACGAGGCCCGGCTCGCCGACCCGCGCGCCGCCCACCCGACCTGGACGCACGGCCGGCTCGTGCGGCGCATCCTCTCCGGGATCACCCGCGCCGAGCTGACACGTCACGGCTTCGCCGTGCGGGGGCGCGCGCCAGGCGCGCTGCTTCCGGTCATGACCGACGACGATGTACGGGCCGCCGCCCGCGCCGAACTCACCGGTTACTGGGCGTGGGCGGCCCGCCGTCCCTGGATCTGGCTCGACCCGGAGCTGGCCGACCTCGGGCTCACCTCGATGGCCCGGGGCCGCCACGCCGTGCGCACCGGCCGGCTGCTCACCAAGAGCGCCGCGGTGGAGCAGGCCGCGGCGCCCGAGCGTCTCCGCAGCGAGCTGCACGCCCGTCGCCGCGGGGAAGCCGTCGTGTCCCCCCGCTGGGGAACGGCGTGGATCGCCTGGAACGACTGCCGCCGTACCGTGCGATCTTTTGGCGATCGGCCGCCGGGTGCGGCAGGGTGAAGGTCATGCGCATCTCGATCTGGCCCGGCGCCGGGCAACCCTACGGTGACGTGCTCGAAGCAGCCCGCCATGCGGCCGAGACCGGCTGGGACGGCGTCTGGATCGCCGACCACTTCATGCCGAACGACGGCACCGGCGCCGACCCGCTGCACCCGGTCCTGGAGTGCGGCTCGCTGGTGGCGGCGCTCGGCGCGGCGGTCCCGCGGGTGCGGATCGGCACCCTCGTCTACGGCAACACTTACCGTCACCCGGCCGTCCTCGCGAACATGGCGGCCACCGTCGACCAGATCACCGGGGGCCGCTTCACGCTCGGCGTCGGCGCCGGCTGGCAGATCAACGAACATGATCAGTACGGTCTGGAGCTGCCCCCGATCGGCAAGCGCATCGACCGTTTCGTGGAGGCGCTGCACGTGCTCAAGGGGCTGCTCCGGTCGCCGCGCACCACCGTGCACGGGGAGTACTACCAGCTCACCGACGCGGTCTGCGAGCCGAAACCGGTGCAGGACCCGATGCCCATCATGATCGGCGCGAAGGGCGAGCAGCGGATGCTGCGCGTCGTCGCCGAGCACGCCGACATGTGGAACACGTGGGGCCGCCCGGACGTGATCGCCCACAAGTCCGCCGTCCTGGACCGGCACTGCGCCTCGGTGGGCCGCGACCCGGCGTCGATCCTGCGGACCGCCCAGGCGCTGACCGTGGTCGACGGCCCGATCCCGGATGACGTGTCGATGCCGGTGATCGGCGGGTCGCGCAAGCAGCTGGCGGCGGACATCGAGGAGTACCGGGCGGCGGGCGTCGACGAGCTGATCGTCCCGGACGGACTGCTCGGCACGGGGGCCACCAAGTTCACGGCGATGGACACCCTCCTGTCCCTGGTGAGGCCGTAACCTCCCGCTGCCGCCGCGCCCCGTGCCGGATCGTGCCGGGGCGGGCGGCGCGGCTCAGGAGTGGGCGGTCACCTGGTCGAGGATGTCGTCGGCCGGGCAGCGGCCCCGATGCACGTAACGCTCGGTGAACTCCGCGACCGCGTCCCGCAATTCCCGCCCCGTACCCTGACGCGCCAGCGCACCGTAGGCGGCCACGAAACAGTCCCGCGCGGCCGCCGCCAGCACCGGATCCGTCATGGCGTCGCGGGCCGCTCGCTCCCACAGTTCCGCCTCGTCGACCAGGTGCTTCGTCGCCTCCCAGGCCTCCTCGGCGGCCCGCGGGTCGTCCATCAGCACGGTCGCCACGGTCACCGGCAGCCGCCAGCCGGAGCCGGGCTGGCGGTCGGCCACGTCGAGTTCGAGGTGGCCCCGGGCGGCGACCGGCGGGCGCAGGGCGTCGCGGTGCCGGTGCAGGTCACGCGCGGTGAGACGGGCGCCGGCGTGGAGGGCGTCGCGCAGGCTGCGGCCGGTCGCGGTCCGGCCCCGCAGCACGGAGGCGGCCCACGATTCCCTCGCCTCACCGGGCGGCGGGGCGACCGGGAGTTCCCGGCGCAGCGCCTGCCGCACGCTGCGCCAGCCGGTGGGCCGGCCGTGCCGCAGCGGCGCGTTCGCGAAGGCGGCGGCCAGGACCGGCGTCAGGGTGTGCGCGAGGTTCCACCGGCGGCCCAGCCCGAGCGGGCCGCCGCCGTCGAGGCCGGGTTCCAGGCCGATCCGGATGCCGGCCGTCGCGGTGCCGAGCGCGTGCTGCGGCCCGTCCGGGTGAACGGTGTCGGTGGCCTGGTCGAGAACGGTCAAGCGGTGCTTCTCCACGAGCCGGGTCGAGGCTGCGGTGTCGTCCGCCATCCGGCGCAGCGCGACCTCGAGGCCGGGGGAGGGCGGGCCACTCACCACCATCACGCGCGGTGACCGGGCGTCGAGGAAGCCGTGCCGCAGCGGACGCCGGCCGGACGGAGCGGAGGCGGGATCGAGGAGCAGGTCGACGGCTATCCCCACGAAACCGGGCAGGCCGGGGGAGAAGGCCTCGGCGGCGAGGAGATCGGCGGCGGCCTTTTCGGTCAGGGCGATCACTGTGCCTTCTTCCCCAGGGGTGCTCGCAGGAGCAGTGAGCATAACATTCCTATCAGACTGGTAGGAATTCTGACCTGGGATGATCCACGGACGTGCGGGTGTGGCGCGTCGATGCGGGAATGGGCGTATTGCGGCTTGCATACTGTTTCGCGGCTCCTGGGGAGTGTGGCTTCACCCGTACCGGAGGAATGAGATGGCGCCGAAGCTGGCCGTCGCCGCGCTCGCGGCCCTGACCCTCGCCTGCCTCGCGGGTGTCGCCCCGGCGGCGGCGCACGGCGCGCGTCAATGGGCGGTGAGCGGTGTGGAACCGCTGGGACAGCCGGTTGCGGTCGGTGCGGCGATCATTGGGTACGAGCGGCGCGACCAGCAGGTCTACATCCGGAGCCGATCGCCGGAGACGGGCGCGGCGCTGTGGGAGGCCGAAGCGGTGCCGGGCGTGCCGGTGCGTGCCGGTCGCTGGGTCGTCTATCGGGAGCCGCAGCCGGAGTTCGGCGACGGGTACACCAGTCTCGTCGTCGCCGACCCGCTCACCGGCACGCAGGCGCAGCGCAGCCCCACGATGATCTTCCAGGGGGAGCCGCGGAGCTGTTTCGGTGACGGGGCGGTGTGCGTCACGGCGGCGCCCGCGCAGGGTGAGCCGATGCACGGGTACCGGCTCAACCTGACGAGTGGCGCGTTCATCCCGGCGGCGGAGGGCATCTCCGGCGAGGGGCTGATCACTATCGGTACGGAGCTCGCCCTCGTCCGCGACGGCGCGGTGCTCTGGCGGCGGCCCGACCCGAAGGCGACACGCTGGACCCTCGTCCCGACGGGACCCGGCGCCCCGTCCGGTCCCGGCGCCCCGGCCGCGGGCGCCGGCCCGTCCGGTCCCGGCGCCCCGCCCGCTGGAGGTGTCTGGGTGGGCTCTACCCCGACCGGCAGCGTGGGCCTCGACGCGGCCGACGGCACGCTGCTCTGGACCTCTGCCGGGGTGCTGCGCGACTGCGGAATCCCGCTGCGCGCCCCCACGATCCGCTGCCGCGACGGGCGGATCGAGGCGTTCGACCCGATCACCGGGACCGCCCGCTGGTCGGTGCCGCTGCGCGGGCCGGTGGAGGTCGCCGGCGACGACGCGATCGTGATCCGCGGAGTGTCGATCTCCCTGGCGACCGGCAAGCGGGGGAACGCCTCGGGGCCGCGCTGGTGCTTCACCGGCGGGCTGGCCTCGGTCTGCGGTCACGACGGGGTGCCGCCGGTCTCCGCGTGGACGGCGATCGGCGCGGTGGCGGCGGGTCACGTCGTGGTGGCCACCCCGGCCGGTTACCTGGGGATGCCGGCGGCCTGACCCATGAATCCGGAACGCCGGGCTTGAGCGCGGGGCCTCAGCTGACCCGTCCCCACAGCTCGTACGGCCGCCGCCCGGCCCGGAACCCGCACGCCTCCGCCATCGCGGCCGCCTCCCGCAATCCCTTGGCGACCGCCTCCGGGAAGTGCGCGTCGCTGCCGAAACTGACCGCGTCCCCACCCTCCTCGTGCCACCAGGTCACGATCAGCCGGTCCATCGGCAGCCGGGTGTTGATCTCCAGTGCCCGGCCGGCCCGGGCGGTGGCGCGCAGCGCGTCGCGGAACTCCTCCTCGAAGTCGCGCGGGTCGAACCGTTCCGGCCCGGGCCAGTGCCGGATCGGGTAGTCGATGTGGGTGAGCACCTCGAACACGTCACTTCCGGTCACCAGGTGGGGGATCTCCCGGAGGTAGTCGCGCACCACGTCGGCGTTCGGCCGGTCCGGGAAGATGCCGAACGGCTCGGCGTAACCACCGTTGTGCGGCAGGCAGTGCAGCGAGCCGATCACCCGGTCGAACGGTCCCTCGGCGAGCACCGCCGCGACCGCGTCCCGGTGCCAGTGCGGCTCGCCGACCTCGAGGCCGCTGAGGATCGTCAGCGTGGGGAAGCGGTCCCGGCAGCGTTCGATCGACGCGAGATAGCCCCGGGTGTCGAACGGCGGGGGAGTGATCCGGCCGTCCGGCCCGGCGGCGTCGAGGAGGCGCTGGTCGGCGTACGGGCCGTCGGTCGGCACCGGCCAGGCGGTGTGATCGAGGTGCTCGGTGAACGCGATGGCCGGCAGGCCCAGATCGACGGCGCGGGCGCAGGCCCGTTCCATCGAGCCGAGCGGGGCGTCCCAGGAGAACTCGCTGTGCACGTGGCTGTCGGCGGGAAGGGGATGTTCATGATCCACGCCGCCGAACGTAGCCGAGCCGGGTGACCTCCGGCTGTCGCACGGCCCACACCCATTTGAACTAGGTTCCTAGGATGCCCTAGGGGTTGTGCGGGGTGGCCCCTAGAGCGGAATCCGGGAACGGGCAGGGATTGCACCGGTACTCCACG is part of the Actinoplanes missouriensis 431 genome and encodes:
- a CDS encoding sensor histidine kinase; protein product: MELPAVLTAARRRRFLISAWPWRALGFVLSTVPLALIVAAPLGLLAAPWIILVRQLATGAAEPVGALLLFLAGGVLLSGLGPLVAWPLGAVERLRLRLADDRPLTPSRSRWRRFGYALVLVTAVPASYAALVVAVLLIGVCAFSPLLVESGPISFGVVTVVTAGQAVPYAIGGLIGLCGVPHLLAVTAGAHAAVARAVLRADGGAELRAELVEVSRSRARLADAFEAERRRIERDLHDGAQQKLVGLTLQLGLARLDLPDRSPAAAAVGTAHEQAKELMAELRELIHGIRPQLLTELGLPAALRDLARQSATPVRVRADLGRRLSPQVEATAYFVVAEALANVAKHSGAGSATVSLMEANGLLAVEVVDDGSGGADPARGTGLTGLADRAAAADGRLLLSSPPGGPTVIRLELPC
- a CDS encoding glutamate-cysteine ligase family protein, which encodes MIALTEKAAADLLAAEAFSPGLPGFVGIAVDLLLDPASAPSGRRPLRHGFLDARSPRVMVVSGPPSPGLEVALRRMADDTAASTRLVEKHRLTVLDQATDTVHPDGPQHALGTATAGIRIGLEPGLDGGGPLGLGRRWNLAHTLTPVLAAAFANAPLRHGRPTGWRSVRQALRRELPVAPPPGEARESWAASVLRGRTATGRSLRDALHAGARLTARDLHRHRDALRPPVAARGHLELDVADRQPGSGWRLPVTVATVLMDDPRAAEEAWEATKHLVDEAELWERAARDAMTDPVLAAAARDCFVAAYGALARQGTGRELRDAVAEFTERYVHRGRCPADDILDQVTAHS
- a CDS encoding nucleotidyltransferase domain-containing protein; translated protein: MMNRPGAVDLFADQLDDLGWVRDLLVAGSLATGDHRPGVSDLDLVAITGGPVTPQRQAALTVLHQRLDAGAAHGLKLGCVYVDEARLADPRAAHPTWTHGRLVRRILSGITRAELTRHGFAVRGRAPGALLPVMTDDDVRAAARAELTGYWAWAARRPWIWLDPELADLGLTSMARGRHAVRTGRLLTKSAAVEQAAAPERLRSELHARRRGEAVVSPRWGTAWIAWNDCRRTVRSFGDRPPGAAG
- a CDS encoding PHP domain-containing protein, with translation MDHEHPLPADSHVHSEFSWDAPLGSMERACARAVDLGLPAIAFTEHLDHTAWPVPTDGPYADQRLLDAAGPDGRITPPPFDTRGYLASIERCRDRFPTLTILSGLEVGEPHWHRDAVAAVLAEGPFDRVIGSLHCLPHNGGYAEPFGIFPDRPNADVVRDYLREIPHLVTGSDVFEVLTHIDYPIRHWPGPERFDPRDFEEEFRDALRATARAGRALEINTRLPMDRLIVTWWHEEGGDAVSFGSDAHFPEAVAKGLREAAAMAEACGFRAGRRPYELWGRVS
- a CDS encoding LLM class flavin-dependent oxidoreductase, with amino-acid sequence MRISIWPGAGQPYGDVLEAARHAAETGWDGVWIADHFMPNDGTGADPLHPVLECGSLVAALGAAVPRVRIGTLVYGNTYRHPAVLANMAATVDQITGGRFTLGVGAGWQINEHDQYGLELPPIGKRIDRFVEALHVLKGLLRSPRTTVHGEYYQLTDAVCEPKPVQDPMPIMIGAKGEQRMLRVVAEHADMWNTWGRPDVIAHKSAVLDRHCASVGRDPASILRTAQALTVVDGPIPDDVSMPVIGGSRKQLAADIEEYRAAGVDELIVPDGLLGTGATKFTAMDTLLSLVRP
- a CDS encoding CPBP family intramembrane glutamic endopeptidase → MTSRPLIGYFTLAFGLTWLAWLPYVLSGNGLGVLPWRFPEVLGSGQTLGLLPGAYLGPITAAFVITARTEGRAGLRRWSRRLIRWRVGARFYLAALLGVPVVAVGVTFALPGAFDGARLPSPAVFLAYLPLLGMQVLTSGLAEEPGWRDFAQPRLQDRFGPMTGSLILGPLWGAWHLPLFFTEWAGWPDVTWLMPVEFVLSSVLLGIVLTWVFNASGGSLPMAMLVHANVNTVFSLLWPQMFPTLEVFRGSLHALILGSGAVALILIVATRGRLGLPASPRAASIDCGHDEPAGRRRPVRRSAGRPRLGA